From a region of the Cucumis sativus cultivar 9930 chromosome 6, Cucumber_9930_V3, whole genome shotgun sequence genome:
- the LOC101220119 gene encoding methylesterase 10, with the protein MKNNNNLHFVLVHGAGHGAWCWFKLLSLLRSAGHHATAIDLASAGTNPKKLDNVASIEEYVEPLMELIEGLPLQQKVVLVGHSYGGFAISLAMEKFSHRILVSVFVTAYMPHFLYSPATLLQKLFKSLSAETLMDCEFKFGDDPEMPTSVVYGHNFLRQKLYTNCSQEDLELGKLLVRPFKMFFKDLSKESIVTEAKFGSVNRVFVFCEGDDVMEGKFQRLMIEEFPPKAVKYIYGGGHMVMLSKPTQLYQHLVEVTESFNSTNQCK; encoded by the exons atgaagaataataataatcttcaCTTTGTTTTGGTTCATGGGGCTGGCCATGGTGCCTGGTGTTGGTTCAAACTTCTCAGCCTTCTCCGCTCGGCCGGCCACCATGCTACTGCCATTGACCTTGCCAGCGCCGGTACCAACCCGAAAAAGTTGGACAACGTCGCATCTATAGAGGAGTATGTTGAGCCGTTGATGGAGTTGATTGAAGGTCTTCCTCTACAACAAAAAGTGGTTCTTGTTGGACATAGCTATGGTGGCTTTGCAATCTCTTTGGCTATGGAAAAATTCTCACATCGGAttcttgtttctgtttttgttaCTGCTTATATGCCTCACTTCCTTTACTCTCCAGCTACTTTATTGCAAAAG TTATTTAAGAGCCTTTCGGCGGAGACTTTGATGGATtgtgaatttaaatttggcgATGATCCAGAAATGCCAACTTCTGTTGTTTATGGTCATAACTTTTTGAGACAAAAGTTATATACGAATTGTTCCCAGGAG gATCTGGAGTTGGGAAAATTGCTGGTGAGGCCATTCAAGATGTTTTTTAAGGATTTATCTAAGGAATCCATTGTAACAGAAGCGAAATTTGGATCGGTTAATCGGGTTTTTGTGTTCTGTGAAGGAGATGACGTTATGGAGGGGAAATTCCAAAGGTTGATGATAGAAGAATTTCCACCAAAAGCtgtgaaatatatttatggaGGAGGCCATATGGTTATGCTCTCAAAACCCACACAACTTTATCAACATTTGGTTGAAGTTACTGAAAGTTTTAATTCAACAAATCAATGTAAATAA
- the LOC101220989 gene encoding salicylic acid-binding protein 2, whose protein sequence is MEQQKHFVLVHGACHGAWCWFKIKPLLEAAGHRVTLLDMAASGIDKRVIQNVHSMEEYSEPLLKYLDGLPPNEKVILVGHSLGGFNLAVAMEKYSNKIAVSVFLAAFVPDTQHKPSYVLTQYNEKTPKEAWLDTKFAPYGTEAQPSTSMFFGPNFLAKKLYQLSSPQEIVLALTLLRPSSLFIEDLSNTSNFSDQKYGSVKKVYVICTEDKAIPMKFQQWMACNAGIEHVMQINGSDHMPMFSMPSQLLHCLLHIALNYAHLT, encoded by the exons ATGGAGCAGCAGAAGCATTTTGTGCTCGTTCACGGAGCTTGCCATGGGGCTTGGTGTTGGTTCAAGATTAAACCACTTCTGGAGGCTGCTGGCCACCGCGTCACACTGCTTGACATGGCGGCCTCGGGCATCGACAAGAGGGTGATCCAGAACGTGCACTCCATGGAAGAGTATTCTGAGCCTTTGTTGAAGTACTTGGATGGTCTTCCTCCAAATGAAAAGGTGATATTGGTGGGTCATAGCCTTGGCGGTTTTAACTTAGCCGTGGCTATGGAGAAATACTCAAACAAGATAgctgtttctgtttttttggCTGCCTTTGTCCCTGATACTCAACACAAACCTTCCTATGTCTTAACTCAG TACAATGAGAAAACACCGAAGGAAGCTTGGCTAGACACGAAGTTTGCTCCATATGGAACTGAAGCTCAGCCATCAACATCAATGTTTTTCGGACCAAATTTCTTAGCCAAAAAACTATACCAACTCTCCTCTCCTCAg gaaatagTTCTGGCCCTCACTCTACTGCGACCCAGTTCACTGTTCATCGAAGACTTATCAAATACAAGCAATTTTTCAGACCAAAAATATGGGTCCGTCAAAAAGGTATATGTAATTTGTACGGAAGACAAAGCCATCCCTATGAAATTTCAACAGTGGATGGCATGTAACGCTGGGATTGAACATGTCATGCAAATCAACGGCTCTGATCACATGCCTATGTTTTCCATGCCTTCTCAGCTTCTCCACTGCCTCCTTCACATTGCTCTCAACTACGCCCATCTTACCTAA
- the LOC101220440 gene encoding salicylic acid-binding protein 2, whose protein sequence is MDQMKHFVLVHGACHGAWCWYKIKPLLEAAGHRVTMLDMGGAGVNRKAIQEVESFEEYSEPLLKTMACLGPNEKVILVGHSFGGMSLALAMENFPHKISASVFITAFVPDTHHPPSYVLEQFLESLPREFWMDTEFGENREDGGSSSWFLFGPKCMANKIYQFSPTEDQALGSSLVRPAKLFIENLGKAEKFTEENYGSVKKVYVICGEDRTISKQLQKWMIQNSGKGIQNVMEIDEADHMAMFSKPLQVLQCLLQVAQSYT, encoded by the exons ATGGATCAAATGAAGCATTTTGTTCTGGTTCATGGAGCTTGTCATGGAGCATGGTGTTGGTACAAGATCAAGCCGTTGCTCGAGGCGGCCGGCCACCGTGTAACAATGTTAGACATGGGGGGGGCCGGGGTAAACAGGAAGGCAATCCAGGAGGTTGAGTCATTTGAAGAGTATTCAGAACCATTGTTGAAGACCATGGCTTGTTTGGGTCCAAACGAAAAGGTTATATTGGTTGGCCATAGCTTTGGTGGCATGAGTTTGGCTTTGGCCATGGAGAATTTCCCTCACAAAATATCAGCTTCTGTTTTCATAACTGCCTTTGTTCCTGATACTCATCACCCACCTTCCTATGTCCTAGAACAG TTTCTTGAGAGCCTTCCCAGAGAATTTTGGATGGACACAGAGTTTGGTGAAAACAGAGAGGATGGAggttcttcaagttggttttTATTTGGGCCCAAATGTATGGCCAATAAAATCTATCAATTCTCCCCTACTGAG gaTCAAGCTTTGGGGAGTAGTCTGGTGAGACCAGCCAAACTATTCATAGAAAACTTGGGAAAAGCAGAGAAATTTACAGAGGAAAATTATGGGTCAGTGAAGAAAGTGTATGTGATTTGTGGTGAAGACAGAACAATCTCAAAGCAGTTACAAAAATGGATGATTCAGAATAGTGGTAAGGGGATTCAAAATGTAATGGAAATTGATGAAGCTGATCACATGGCCATGTTTTCAAAGCCACTCCAAGTTCTCCAATGCCTTCTTCAGGTAGCTCAAAGCTACACTTAA
- the LOC101220203 gene encoding salicylic acid-binding protein 2 — MAEKEKKIKKHFILVHGACHGAWCWYKLKPLLESAGHRVTALDMAASGIDRRDVEEVRTLSEYSKPLLEMMNGVVVGGGGGEKVILVGHSLGGLSVALAMETHPDKIAAAVFLTAYVPDTLHPPSYVLDMYSDKNQTEELLDVEFGSNGITTQTQPFSSILFGPKFLSSYLYHLSPIEDLELAKTLVRPSSVFQENLSKAKKFSEEKFGEVTKVYVICSEDKILKKQFQEWMIKNSGIHNVMEIEGADHMPMFSKTQQLSQCLLHIAKIYA; from the exons ATGGcggagaaggaaaagaagatcaagaaacaTTTCATATTGGTACATGGGGCGTGTCACGGAGCGTGGTGCTGGTACAAGCTCAAGCCACTTCTTGAGAGTGCCGGCCACCGGGTGACGGCGCTGGACATGGCAGCGTCAGGAATAGACAGGAGGGACGTTGAAGAAGTAAGGACGCTTTCGGAATACTCAAAACCACTGTTGGAAATGATGAATGGCGTTGTCGTTGGTGGCGGTGGCGGTGAAAAGGTGATATTGGTGGGTCATAGCCTGGGCGGACTAAGCGTGGCCCTGGCCATGGAGACCCACCCCGATAAGATTGCGGCCGCCGTGTTCTTGACCGCCTATGTCCCCGATACCCTACACCCACCGTCCTACGTTCTAGACATG TACTCGGATAAAAACCAAACAGAAGAGTTGTTAGACGTGGAGTTTGGTTCTAATGGAATCACCACACAAACACAGCCTTTCTCTTCAATACTCTTCGGCCCCAAATTCTTATCTTCCTATCTCTATCACTTATCTCCGATTGAG GATTTAGAGCTTGCAAAGACATTGGTGAGACCAAGTTCGGTGTTTCAAGAGAATCTATCAAAAGCAAAGAAATTTTCAGAAGAGAAATTTGGAGAAGTGACCAAAGTTTATGTAATATGCAGTGAAGATAAGATACTTAAAAAGCAATTCCAAGAATGGATGATAAAAAACAGTGGGATTCATAATGTGATGGAGATTGAAGGAGCTGATCATATGCCTATGTTCTCTAAGACTCAACAACTTTCTCAATGCCTTCTCCATATAGCCAAAATATATGCTTAA